GCTTTTATATAGATTGTTGCCTTGCCGGGTTCCAGTCTGGCTGCTTAGATGAGCCATTGTTGAACAGTTCGTGTGCTGTTCTGCGCTGGGTGTAGCAGCAAATTAGCGTTGTTTTGATTGGATAAACGTCAGCGTTGGGTAAATTCGGCTATGAATACCGCAACGCGAGCGTGTGTTTTGAGCGTACTTGTTTAAGGAGAGCAAAATGTCTGAGCCATTGCGTGCCAGTTCTCAGCGTGTTCAGGAGTTCCTGAACGGAAAAGGCTATGACTTCACCGTCAGGGAGCTGGCCAGCTCAACCCGCACCGCTCAGGAAGCGGCCGATTCGGTAGGGTGCTCCGTTGCCCAGATTGCCAAATCCATCATTTTCAGGAATAAGGCCGACAATACCCCGGTGCTGGTGGTGGCCTCCGGTGCCAACCGCGTCAATACCCGCAAAATCGAGCAGGCCGCGGGGATCAAACTGGGCAAGGCCGATGCTGATTTTGTCCGTGCCGAAATAGGCTATGCCATTGGCGGTGTGCCGCCCATTGCCCATATCCAGAAAGTCACAACTTTCCTCGACCCGGACTTGCAGCAGCATGAGGTGATCTGGGCGGCAGCAGGTACGCCGAACTCGCTGTTTGAACTGAAACCCGCTGATCTGGCCCTGCTGACCGAAGGGCAGTGGATGGATATTGCCGAGTAAAGCAAAACGCCTGCGAGTAGCAGGCGTTTGGTTTTTTTACCGGTGGTCAGGATGACCGTCAGCTCAGGTTTTTCAGCTTGATATGAATTTCCACATCGATAAAACCATCCTCCCGCACGTCGTTGTGATAACGCTCCAGTAGCGGGAAGTGATCCGGCTCAAAGCCGCTGGCGGGGAACCATTCAGTATAAAGTGCCAGCCGGGCGTTGTTCAGCTGCTCGTCGCTGCCCTTTATCCGCAATACAGCGTATTTGCCCGCGGGCAGGGTGCTGATACTGAAAGGCGCGTTGACCTCCATAGCGGGGTTAATTACCACGGCCGCTTCATAGCGGCACTTGTCGACCGGTGTGACCGCCGGGTTGTCGTAGCATAAGGCATAGCGTGCCTGCTGAGCTGGTGCGATACCCTGAGCACTTGCCCAGGCGATCAGCCGGTCCCAGGTGTCAAAAATGCTCTGCTGTTCGTAACCGCCCGGTGTCCTGAGTGTGCATACCTGCTGTGCGGCCAGCTGGCGGATTTCTACCTTGTTACTGTGCATCGTTATATCCCTTGTGATGAGTTCACCCGTCAGTGCTGAGCGGGTGCAGGCAGGATATAAATCGGCGGGGCTGAAGGCTTTTCCATACTTGCTAAGCAGTTTTCCAATCTTGCTTTTGTGTTCTTCGTCGGGCTCCCGAATAGCTGACGGGCTGAAGCCGCTGAAGGCTTTGACCGCTCTGGCAAAGTTGGCGCTGGAGGAAAAGCCCAGCTCATGAACGATGTCGGTAATGCTCTGCTCGCGGCGATAGGCCAGAAGGTTGATGGCCCGTTCCAGACGACGGCGAGCGATATAGTCATTGAGTGTTTCACCCATCCATGCCGAGAACAGGCGATGGAAGTGGAAGGCGGAGAAGTGACAGGCACTGGCAACCGCTTGCAGGGACAGGGGCTTATCAAGGTTGGCCTCGATAAAGCCCAGGGCGACGGCCATTCTTTCCTTGTAGCGGTTGTGCATTGTCATTGCCTCAGACGGGTAGCTCATGCTCTGCCGTCATAGTAGTCGACAGGTCAGGCACATTCACCCACAGCTGTTGCAGCAAACGTGCGTTGGCCAGTGGTTCATAGGTCAGGGGGTGGGGTTGCCAGCCCAGCCTGCCGTAACGCTGTTGCAGCCAGACGAATACCTGCTGGCAGAAGGCGACCGCCGCGTGGCGGGCAAGGCACTGGTGAGCCCCTTCACCAAAGGTGAGATGGGCACTGGCATTACTGCGTGCGCTGTCAAAACAGTGCGGATGGGTAAATACGCTGCTGTCGCGGTTGGCCTGTGCCAGCAGCAGAATCAGTTGTGCGCCCGCGGGCAGAGACTGGCCGCACAGATTGATGCCCTCGTGCAGCTGACGGCGGGTGTGCTGAATGGGGCTGTAGAAGCGCAGTACCTCATGAATGGCGGTGGGCGTGAAGGTGCAGATCTGCCCTCGCAGCCATGCCAGCAGGGTATCGCTGAGTACACCACGACCGGCGTCGCGGCTCTGGATCAGCATGCCGAGCAGTGCGGTTATCAGCGCGCTGTGCTGCGCCGGAGGTGCTGTGGCAAGGGTGCACTGCAGCCATGACGAATGACGCAGACGCTGGCTGATCTCGTTGATGGCCGTGTCAATCCGTGGCCAGTCAGCCGCCGTATTGTGTGGCCGCATGATGCATTGCAGATCAGGTAACAGGGCGAGGATGTGGGCGGTGTCCTCCTCACCGACGTCCATACAGGCCAGCAACCAGCGTGGCATCAGCTCACTGGCCAGCGCTATCCAGTCCCAGCGCGACTGCGTGTCGATACGAGATTCCAGCCACTGCGCCAGACGTGGCATAAGCGCTGCGGGCTGACCCTGTGCCGTGAGCAGGGCAGCAAACAGGGGCTCCGCCAGTCTGCGCAGGGTGTTATGCATGGGCGGGTTGTTGACGCGGGCGAGGGCTGCCAGCGTTGTCTGCACGCGCTCGGGAGCCTGCTGTTGATACGCCAGCTCAGACAGCTCCGGCACTGATGCTGCCGGGTTGTGCAGCAGGGATTGGCAGGCCGCATGGGAGCAGACCAGCCAGCTGCCGTCGGCCAGTGGCTGCAGCGGTTTGCCCTGGCTGAGGTCCGCGTAGTGCTGGATGGCATCAGCCAGCTGCGAATGCAGTAGCAGGGTAGTCATCGGTCGTAGTCCGTTATTCGCTGAGAAAAGGTGGTGAGGCGGTAATGACTGGGCGCTGCCAGCTGATCGACCCGGTGGCAGTGCGGCTGAAGGGCCGAGCTATTGTCTTGCTGCAGGCCCAGATCCCGCAGCAGATGGGGTGACAAGTGCGCCAGCTGATGGTGCAACAGTGCCCGCGTTGCTCTGCTGTCCAGCCATTGCCAGCTGCGCAGCAGCAGGGCGATCACCGTCATGATGCAGGCTCACTGCTGGCGGAACGTTGAAATTCATGCTGACGCATCACCTCGCAGATATGGATGCGATAGCCATCGAACAGCTGGGCCTTGCCTTCGCTCTGCGCCATACGGTGTGCTTCAAACTGGCGCCACTGACTGATGGCGTGATCGCTTTCCCACCACGACAGGCTCAGTACCCGGTTGCTGTCGGTCAGGCTCTGAAAGCGCTCGATACTGATAAAGCCGGGGATAGTGTCCAGCTGAGGCCGCAGCAGGGCGGCCAGATCCAGATAGCGCTGGCGATGGGGAGTGGTGACGGTTACTTCAAACAGAACGGCGAGCATGGGGTATTCCTCCGGCAAAAAGCAGGCTGACAACGTGAACAGGTGCTTATGCTAGGGCTGTCAGGTCAGGTGATGTTTCGGTGCGTACCGAAGCATTCGCCGCCCTGCTGTGGAACAATAGCGGGCAGTTTTCCCCTGCCAGAACCTGTGCGCTTGCTCAGAAGGACGCCGCTTATGGTCGATGCCCTCAATCAGGACACCTTTCAGATTGCCCGCATGGCAACCCTGTTTGCCGAACCCAGCCGCGCCATCATGCTGATGACTCTGATGGATGGCCGCGCCTATACCGCCGGTGAGCTGGCACGGGTCGCCAGCCTGACGCCGCAGACGGCCAGTGGCCACCTTGGCATGCTGACGGAGAATGGTTTGCTCGAGCTGCTCAAACAGGGGCGGCACCGTTATTACCGGCTGGCTAATGGGGAAGTGGCAGAAGCCATAGAAGCGCTGTCACGGCTGACCATGACGCCCAGGGTGAAAGCGGTACGTTCGACCGTGCCTCTGGCTCTGCGGCAGGCCAGAACCTGCTATGACCACATTGCCGGTGAGCTGGGAGTGGCCATCTATGACGGATTCTTTCAGGCGGGGTTTCTGCAGGAGGAGCGCGGCAGTCTGTTACTGACCGAGGCGGGGCGAAAGTATTGCATGACGCTGGGAATGGTCATGGATGAAGCGTTATCCGGTTACCGGCAACCTGAGGCAAGGCCCTGTCTGGACTGGAGCGAACGACGTTACCATCTGGCCGGACCGCTGGCCAGGGCGCTGCTGGAGGCGTATCTGGACAAGGATGTGCTGAGGCGCAGCGACGGCAGCCGTCAACTGCGCATTACGCCCAAAGGCTGGCAACACTTTGCCTCGCACGGAATAGGATTGCAGGCCAGGGCAGGTTGATCAGTTCAGCCAGCGTCACCTGCTAAGCAGATAACCCAGACTGACCAGAACGAACAGTGTCGTGTACGCCACGATACCGATATTGCATTCCATATCGGCGTTCTTACGAAAACGCCCGCCTGTTAGTAAACGCCCGGTAAGAGCAAAAAACAGGCTGATCCAATTACCCGACAAGATTTTCTCCATTGGGATCACCTCGCTTGTCTGCCTGAATACGAAGGTCACCAAGACATACAGCATAATTCGTGCACAGTTTTGCACTTAGCTGTGTGTTTTAGCCGCTGTCTGTAAGAACGGCAAGAGGTTAGTCAGGTTTGTGCAAGGATTTTTTACTTACGGAGCGCCTTTGAGAACGTGAATACGCTCTGGCATCCAGATATGGCTGTTATTGGACAGGGATAAGAACAGACACGCCGGGCGGCGTAGTCTGCATGGCCTCTGCATATCTGCACGAAGGCCATACCCGAGAGCGGTAGGTGAAAGGAGCTTCAGGAAATCTCGATCTGGTAGCGGAACGTATCCGCTGCGCCGCGGGACAGACGATATTCAATGGGCTGGCGGTCATATCCCAGCGCTACCCGCTCGATCACCGCTACCGGCTTGCCTTCCTCAATCCCCAGATGAGCAGCGGTTGGCCCGTCGGCTGTGGCAATGCTCAGGGTTTCCTGCGCGGAGGCGATCTGCTGGCCGCATAACTCTTCATAGAAGGGGTAGAGCAGGTTGCCAAAGGCACTCAGCTCAATCTCCATCAGTCTGGCGAAACGTGCTTCGGCCAGCCAGATTTCCTCCCAGAACACCGTTCTGCCACCGATCAGGCGCAGGCGCTCAAGGCGCAGGGTGCGCTCACCGCTGGCCAGCGACAGGGCACGCGCGACAGTGTCATCGGGGGTGACCAGTTCACGGGCAATGACCCGGCCTTCCGGCATTTGCTGATCACCGGCGCTGTCGACCTGGCGGAAGAAGCGAAAAAAGGAGGCATCGAAGTTCGGGCGACGCACAAAGGTGCCACGGCCCTGGCTGCGTTGCAGCAGACCATCACTGACCAGCGTGTCGACTGCCTTGCGGATCGTTCCCACGGCCACACCGTAGAGTTTTGTCAGCTCGGCTTCAGTCGGAATGGGTTCATCTGGCAGCCATTCACGAGTCGCAATTTTATTCATCATCTCGTCCCGCAAACGCTGATAAAGCGGCAAGCGGTCGTCCTGGCCCAGTTTAGAAAAACTCATACAGACATCCAGATCGGTAAATCTCGTTACTCTAATCAGCTTGCCCTGCAGCGTCCACGGTTGTTGACAGCTTAATTTAGGAAAGATATGGTCATCTAGTCATATATATGAATATATGAATTCGGCCGCCCCAGTCTGGCCGTCGAAGCTCATAAAAACAGGTACAGCTTGACCATGACTTGCCCTGCTCACACTGCATCGTCTGTTCACCCGTCAGCCGCTTCCACGCCGCTGCCGGTAACGGGGGTGGACTCCCATGCCCATGTCTTCAGCCGCAACCTGCCGCTGACCGAAGGCCGCCGCTATTCCCCCGACTATGACGCGCTGATCGACGACTTCCTTAGTCATCTTGACCGTCATGGCCTGTCTCACGGCGTACTGGTACAGCCCAGCTTCCTCGGTACTGACAACAGTTACATGCTGGCGGCCATGGCTCAGCACCCGAAGCGTTTGCGCGGTGTGGCCGTGATTGAGCGGACAATGGCCGAGGCTGAGCTGGATACCCTCAGCGCCGCAGGTGTGGTTGGTGCGCGGCTGAACCTGATCGGTAAAGAGACAGAAGATTACTCGGCTGCGGACTGGCAGTTGTTCTTCAAACGTCTGGCCTCGCGCGGCTGGCATATCGAGATTCATCGTCATATTGACGACATTCATCAGTTTCTACCGGCCATTCTGGCCAGCGGCGTACAGGTGGTGATTGACCACTTTGGCCGTCCTCAGGCGGGTATCCATCGCGATAACTCGCAACACCAGGCATTTCTGGATTTGCTGGCCTCTCAGCAGATCTGGATCAAGTTGTCGGCAAGCTATCGCAACCATGCCGACGTGGCGCAAGCCATCACCATGCTGGACCTGCTGCGCGACGCCTGTGGCGGCTCGCAGCGTTTCCTGTGGGGCAGTGACTGGCCCCATACCCAGTTCGAAGATCAGACCGGTTACGACCAGCAGTTTTCGATCATGGAACAGGTGATCACGGACGGTGAAGAACGGAAAAAAGTGTTGGTAGACAACCCAACCGCATTGTTCAAACTGGCCTGACGGCCAGTGAGAGCACGCTTCTGCAAGCAACAATGACTGGTTTGTATAAAAAGAAGGACAAACAGAAATGATGAGTCTCATCGTCGTGGCGGCGATTGTGCTGGCCATAGTGCTGGGGTATCGCACCCGCATTAATATCGGCCTTTATGCCATTGCCTTTTCTTACCTGATCGGCTGTTTCGTGATGGGGCTCAAGCCCGACGAAATCATCAAGATGTGGCCGCTGAAGATCTTCTTTATTATCTTCTCGGTGTCACTGTTCTATAGCTTTGCCACCATCAACGGCACGCTGGAGCGGCTGGCAGAGCACCTGATGTACCGCTGCCGCAACTTCCCTCATTTGCTGCCCTATGCCGTCTTCTTCACCGCCACCCTGATTGCCGGGCTGGGCGCAGGCTATTACACCGTGCTGGCCTTTATGGCGCCGATTACCCTGCTGTTGTGCCAGCGCACAGGCATGAGCATGATCATCGGTGCCATGTCGGTGAACTACGGCGCCCTGGCCGGTGCTAACTTTGTTGCCAGTCAGAGCGGCATTATTTTCCGCGGTCTGATGATGAACGCCGGTATTGCGGAAGATGCGGCCTTTGTTGATGCACTGGGCATCTTCGTCAGTACGCTGGTGATTCCGCTGATCGTCATCTCCGGCATGGTATTCCTCGGTGGCCATCGTCATACCATGTCCAAAGAAGCCTTCAATATCGGCTTGCCTAAGGCCTTCAACAAAGAGCAGAAAATCACCCTGTGGCTGACGCTGCTGATGATGGCGCTGGTGCTGGTATTCCCCATTGCCCATATTCTGGCGCCGGACAATCACACCATTACCTTTATCAACTCCAAGGTGGATATCGGCCTGATCGCCAGCATTTTCTCGGTGATTGCACTGATGCTGAAGCTGGGTGATGAGCGCAAGGCCATTGCGTCCTTGCCCTGGGCGACCATCATCATGATCTGTGGCGTGGGCATGCTGATCAGCGTGGCGATCAAGGCGGGCACCATCGATGCGCTGGCTTCCTGGATTGGTACCACCATTCCTGCTGCACTGGTGCCGCTTGCCTTTGGTGTGGTGGGCGCGCTGATGTCGCTGTTTGCCAGTACGCTGGGCGTGGTCACACCGGCGCTGTTCCCCATCGTGCCGTCGATTGCCACCACACTGGGGATCGACCCCATGGTGATCTTTATTGCCATCGTTGTCGGTGCGCAGGCGACTTCCATTTCCCCGTTCTCTTCCGGCGGCAGCCTGACACTGGGCGCCTGCACCGATGAAGAAAGCCGCGCCAGGCTGTTCCCGCAGCTGCTGTTCCGCGCAGCACCGCTGGGCTTTGCTGCCGCACTGGTCTACAACGTGGTCATGACCTTTGTACTTTGAGTGAGCGCACAGGCGTTCTCTCCCGCTTTGCATAACGAAGATGCAGACAACCCGACCAGTCAAGGATGATTGGTTGGGTTTTTTCTTTGTAATGAGTTATCAATATTTTTGTGGCACTTGCCAGTCAGTGATCGGGTGATAAATTGATCCCGCATTTTTCTCATATCAAACGGATGTTGAAATGAAAGTTAAAGCGTTACTTTTTGTCCTGCAGTTGCCACTGGTATTAAATGCTTTTGCGGAAGAGATTGCTGATGAAAGACTCCTTGTAAAAGTGTTAGGTTAGTTTTTTCGTATTCTGAACTGTGTGCAAGTACCGTGTTTTATATCCCTACGCTTTTACAAGGAAATAAGATAGACATGTCATGAATTTAGAGAATGGTTTTAGAGAAAAAGCCTTTTGGTGTTTATCTTTCTTTTATCTCAACAAACTGACCTTTCTTATCCCGCTCAAAAGTAACGCCTGCCTCACGTTCCAGCAGTGGCAAAATACTGTCATCTTTGTTGAGTACGGTACCTATTGAAACGTAATGTCCATTATCAGGGTTGCGCATATAGTCCTCTGTTTCATCACCCGCGGTAAAGCGCCAGCCACTGTCATCACTACCATCTGTTGCCTCGCGATATAAATAGCCAACCTGACGGCCTTCGGAAAGAATATTGTCCGTAACGATGCAGTGCAGAGTGTATTTATCGACGACAGAGGGCACAGGGTCGTCTATGTCAGTATTGATAATGTGGCAGGCACTGAATTCTATTTTGTCACCTAATTTCAGGTCTTTTATATGGATTGGAACATTGTCTAAGAAACCAGAAAATAAACCATTACTGATATTTTCTATTTTTACCCACATACGTTCAGCGTATGACTTATCAGTGCTGCTATTAGTCTCCTCGAAAATAAGCTTGGCCAGATTGCCTGCTTTTAACAGCGTAATAGCCTCGGGGGAGGGTTTGTAAAAGGTATAGGGAAACTCATCTGCAACCGCTTGTGCATTTACTAAGTGCCATGTTTTGTTTTGCATAGTCTCAATACCGAAAGTCGTCTTTGTCAGATGTGTTATCAGATGCACTGATCGTATTTGCATTGCACAGTGCTACACCCCCAGCGCCTCCAGATACTTCTCGAGGATCAGATTCGGTCGTGCCGCCTTGCGGGTAATAGCCGAATACTGGGTGCCAAAGTATAGCTGACGTGGCAACAAAGGCCGCATCAGACCATCGCGCACCCAGCGCTGGGCAAAGTGGGTGGGCAGATAACCAATAAAGTGGCCGGTGAGAATCAGAAAGGCGATACCTTCGCGGTCGGTTGCGGTGGCCTGACTGTTAAGCCGCTGATGCTTGCTCTTGATCTCGGCGATCTGGGCGAAGGCCGGGACGACGGCGTCGTAGTGATAGATGTCTTCCGGCAGCAGCTCTTCATCGGTGCGGTTATAGAGCGGGTGTCCGGCACTGCAATACAGCTGTGACGTCTCTTCGTACAGCGGGTAATAGTTCAGACCCTGCAGTGGCCGCAGCTCGGGGATTACGCCGATATGCAGACGGCTGTCGAGTACGCCCAGCTCGATATCGTTGGGCGGAATCATGCGGATATTGATGCGAATCTCTGGCCCGGCTTTTTTCAGTGCCGCCAGCGCATGAGTAATGCGCATATGGGGCAGGGTGACGAGGTTATCGGTGATGCCGATATTCAGTTCACCTTTGAGCTGATGGTGAATGGCGTTGACCTGAGTTTTGAAGGTTTCCAGCGACACCAGCAGCTGCTGCGAAGCGTTATAAATCTCCTGCCCTTCTTCCGTCAGGGTAAAGCCGCTGCGACCGCGCTGACACAGGCGAAGATCAAGGCGTTTTTCCAGATCGCTGATGGCAATGGAGATGGCAGGGCGGCTGATATTGAGCTGCACTTCTGCTGCGGCAAAGCCGCCGTTGTCGACCACGGCTTTGAAAATCTTCAGCAGACGGATGTCGATATCGCTGATCTGGCCTATGGCTTTATGGCTTTTCATCGGGCGGTCTCTGGCAGATGTGCTGTCATGGTGCACATTTACTTTTTAGGTAAGTGAATGGTTAACCGAGATTTAAATCATTTGAATTTAATTAATCAATCGGCCGGTGCAGACTCGATTCTCATAAGGCCAATGAGATGGCTGACTCACAACCCTGCATTTACTACGCGCCATAGTTCGCACAGGTGAAGATGATGACCGATTACAACCGCTTGCCTACTCAGGAAGAACTGGAAGCTCACTGGATGCCTTACACCGGCAACCGTCAGTTCAAGAAAGATCCTCGCATCATCGTTGGCGCCAAAGGTGCCTATTTCACCGACGCCAAAGGTCGTCAGATTTTTGATGGTCTGTCAGGCCTGTGGACCTGTGGCGCTGGCCATTGCCGCCCTGAAATCGCTGAGGCGGTCAGCAAGCAGATGCTGGAGCTGGACTATTCACCGGCGTTCCAGTTCGGTCACCCCAAATCATTCCAGCTGGCCAGGCGCATCCTCGACTTCATGCCTGACAACATGAAGCAGGTGTTCTTCACCGGTTCGGGGTCGGAGTCTGTCGATACCGCGCTGAAAATGGCCCGCGCCTACTGGCGCAAGAAAGGTATGGCCACCAAGACCAAGCTGATTGGCCGCGTGCGTGGCTACCACGGGGTGAACTACGGCGGTATCAGCGTCGGTGGTATCGGTGCCAACCGTGCACTGTTCGGCCAGGGGCTGGATGCTGATCATCTGACCCACACTGCCATCCCTGAGAACCTGTTCAGCAAGGGTATGCCCGAGCACGGTGCGCATCTGGCCAATCAGCTGGAAGAGCTGGTCAGCCTGCATGACGCTTCCAACATTGCGGCGGTGATCGTCGAGCCGCTGGCCGGTTCTACGGGCGTGCTGCCTCCTCCTGTGGGCTATCTGCAGCGTCTGCGTGAAATCTGTGACAAGCACAACATCCTGCTGATTTTTGATGAAGTCATCACTGCGTTCGGCCGTATGGGAGCCAAGACCGGTTCTGAAGCCTTCGGCGTCAAGCCAGACATGATCACCTTCGCCAAGCAGGTGACCAACGGTGCCGTGCCCATGGGCGGTGTGGTGGTGAAAGGCGATATCTACCAGACCTTCATGGACAACGGTGGCCCCGAATACATGCTGGAACTGCCACACGGTTATACCTATTCCGCTCACCCTGTTGCCTGTGCTGCCGGTCTGGCCGCGC
This Pokkaliibacter sp. MBI-7 DNA region includes the following protein-coding sequences:
- a CDS encoding antibiotic biosynthesis monooxygenase — encoded protein: MLAVLFEVTVTTPHRQRYLDLAALLRPQLDTIPGFISIERFQSLTDSNRVLSLSWWESDHAISQWRQFEAHRMAQSEGKAQLFDGYRIHICEVMRQHEFQRSASSEPAS
- a CDS encoding LysR family transcriptional regulator, with the translated sequence MKSHKAIGQISDIDIRLLKIFKAVVDNGGFAAAEVQLNISRPAISIAISDLEKRLDLRLCQRGRSGFTLTEEGQEIYNASQQLLVSLETFKTQVNAIHHQLKGELNIGITDNLVTLPHMRITHALAALKKAGPEIRINIRMIPPNDIELGVLDSRLHIGVIPELRPLQGLNYYPLYEETSQLYCSAGHPLYNRTDEELLPEDIYHYDAVVPAFAQIAEIKSKHQRLNSQATATDREGIAFLILTGHFIGYLPTHFAQRWVRDGLMRPLLPRQLYFGTQYSAITRKAARPNLILEKYLEALGV
- a CDS encoding YbaK/EbsC family protein — encoded protein: MSEPLRASSQRVQEFLNGKGYDFTVRELASSTRTAQEAADSVGCSVAQIAKSIIFRNKADNTPVLVVASGANRVNTRKIEQAAGIKLGKADADFVRAEIGYAIGGVPPIAHIQKVTTFLDPDLQQHEVIWAAAGTPNSLFELKPADLALLTEGQWMDIAE
- a CDS encoding aspartate aminotransferase family protein codes for the protein MMTDYNRLPTQEELEAHWMPYTGNRQFKKDPRIIVGAKGAYFTDAKGRQIFDGLSGLWTCGAGHCRPEIAEAVSKQMLELDYSPAFQFGHPKSFQLARRILDFMPDNMKQVFFTGSGSESVDTALKMARAYWRKKGMATKTKLIGRVRGYHGVNYGGISVGGIGANRALFGQGLDADHLTHTAIPENLFSKGMPEHGAHLANQLEELVSLHDASNIAAVIVEPLAGSTGVLPPPVGYLQRLREICDKHNILLIFDEVITAFGRMGAKTGSEAFGVKPDMITFAKQVTNGAVPMGGVVVKGDIYQTFMDNGGPEYMLELPHGYTYSAHPVACAAGLAALDLLDNDNLIARAKEMAPIFENAIHSLKGSKYVADIRNYGLAAGLTIEAAPGEPALRPYQIAMRLWDKGFYVRYGGDTIQLGLPFIVEREEIDRLINAMGETFAEQA
- a CDS encoding GntR family transcriptional regulator, with translation MSFSKLGQDDRLPLYQRLRDEMMNKIATREWLPDEPIPTEAELTKLYGVAVGTIRKAVDTLVSDGLLQRSQGRGTFVRRPNFDASFFRFFRQVDSAGDQQMPEGRVIARELVTPDDTVARALSLASGERTLRLERLRLIGGRTVFWEEIWLAEARFARLMEIELSAFGNLLYPFYEELCGQQIASAQETLSIATADGPTAAHLGIEEGKPVAVIERVALGYDRQPIEYRLSRGAADTFRYQIEIS
- a CDS encoding cytochrome P450, with protein sequence MTTLLLHSQLADAIQHYADLSQGKPLQPLADGSWLVCSHAACQSLLHNPAASVPELSELAYQQQAPERVQTTLAALARVNNPPMHNTLRRLAEPLFAALLTAQGQPAALMPRLAQWLESRIDTQSRWDWIALASELMPRWLLACMDVGEEDTAHILALLPDLQCIMRPHNTAADWPRIDTAINEISQRLRHSSWLQCTLATAPPAQHSALITALLGMLIQSRDAGRGVLSDTLLAWLRGQICTFTPTAIHEVLRFYSPIQHTRRQLHEGINLCGQSLPAGAQLILLLAQANRDSSVFTHPHCFDSARSNASAHLTFGEGAHQCLARHAAVAFCQQVFVWLQQRYGRLGWQPHPLTYEPLANARLLQQLWVNVPDLSTTMTAEHELPV
- a CDS encoding amidohydrolase family protein, with translation MTCPAHTASSVHPSAASTPLPVTGVDSHAHVFSRNLPLTEGRRYSPDYDALIDDFLSHLDRHGLSHGVLVQPSFLGTDNSYMLAAMAQHPKRLRGVAVIERTMAEAELDTLSAAGVVGARLNLIGKETEDYSAADWQLFFKRLASRGWHIEIHRHIDDIHQFLPAILASGVQVVIDHFGRPQAGIHRDNSQHQAFLDLLASQQIWIKLSASYRNHADVAQAITMLDLLRDACGGSQRFLWGSDWPHTQFEDQTGYDQQFSIMEQVITDGEERKKVLVDNPTALFKLA
- a CDS encoding helix-turn-helix transcriptional regulator → MVDALNQDTFQIARMATLFAEPSRAIMLMTLMDGRAYTAGELARVASLTPQTASGHLGMLTENGLLELLKQGRHRYYRLANGEVAEAIEALSRLTMTPRVKAVRSTVPLALRQARTCYDHIAGELGVAIYDGFFQAGFLQEERGSLLLTEAGRKYCMTLGMVMDEALSGYRQPEARPCLDWSERRYHLAGPLARALLEAYLDKDVLRRSDGSRQLRITPKGWQHFASHGIGLQARAG
- a CDS encoding DUF2185 domain-containing protein, with amino-acid sequence MQNKTWHLVNAQAVADEFPYTFYKPSPEAITLLKAGNLAKLIFEETNSSTDKSYAERMWVKIENISNGLFSGFLDNVPIHIKDLKLGDKIEFSACHIINTDIDDPVPSVVDKYTLHCIVTDNILSEGRQVGYLYREATDGSDDSGWRFTAGDETEDYMRNPDNGHYVSIGTVLNKDDSILPLLEREAGVTFERDKKGQFVEIKER
- a CDS encoding GyrI-like domain-containing protein, whose protein sequence is MSYPSEAMTMHNRYKERMAVALGFIEANLDKPLSLQAVASACHFSAFHFHRLFSAWMGETLNDYIARRRLERAINLLAYRREQSITDIVHELGFSSSANFARAVKAFSGFSPSAIREPDEEHKSKIGKLLSKYGKAFSPADLYPACTRSALTGELITRDITMHSNKVEIRQLAAQQVCTLRTPGGYEQQSIFDTWDRLIAWASAQGIAPAQQARYALCYDNPAVTPVDKCRYEAAVVINPAMEVNAPFSISTLPAGKYAVLRIKGSDEQLNNARLALYTEWFPASGFEPDHFPLLERYHNDVREDGFIDVEIHIKLKNLS
- a CDS encoding SLC13 family permease — encoded protein: MMSLIVVAAIVLAIVLGYRTRINIGLYAIAFSYLIGCFVMGLKPDEIIKMWPLKIFFIIFSVSLFYSFATINGTLERLAEHLMYRCRNFPHLLPYAVFFTATLIAGLGAGYYTVLAFMAPITLLLCQRTGMSMIIGAMSVNYGALAGANFVASQSGIIFRGLMMNAGIAEDAAFVDALGIFVSTLVIPLIVISGMVFLGGHRHTMSKEAFNIGLPKAFNKEQKITLWLTLLMMALVLVFPIAHILAPDNHTITFINSKVDIGLIASIFSVIALMLKLGDERKAIASLPWATIIMICGVGMLISVAIKAGTIDALASWIGTTIPAALVPLAFGVVGALMSLFASTLGVVTPALFPIVPSIATTLGIDPMVIFIAIVVGAQATSISPFSSGGSLTLGACTDEESRARLFPQLLFRAAPLGFAAALVYNVVMTFVL